The genomic segment AATAAGACATCACCTTCTTCCAAATTTGTCAATAGTCCCGCGAGATCACCGGGCTTGTCGAGGACCGGTCCGGATGTGATCTTGATGCCTACCCCCATTTCATTGGCGATGATATGAGACAACGTTGTTTTACCAAGCCCCGGCGGCCCATGCAGAAGGACATGGTCCAATGCTTCGCCCCTGAGTCTGGCGGCTTTCACAAAAATGCTCAGATTTTCCAATATTTTCGCCTGCCCAGTAAAGTCTTCGAAAGCCTGCGGCCTGAGTGCCCGCTCAATGTCCCGGTCAGTATTGCTCAAACGCTCCGGATTTGGATCTAAATTTTCGTTCATTGCCCTAAACCTGTTAATTTCTCTTGTATCGCTTTCCTATGCTACCCAACTTTAGCTGGATCACACCGAAAAAAGCTTCCTTAAAAATACTTGTACTCATTTTGGAGGTACCTTCCGTCCGATCGGTAAATATGATCGGCACCTCCACGACATGGAAACCATATTGAATGGCTGTAAATTTCATTTCAATCTGAAAAGCATATCCGACGAATTTAATTTTATCTAAGGGTATCGTCTCAAGCACCTCTCTCCTAAAACATACGAAGCCTGCTGTCGCATCCTGAATGTTGATGCCAGTAATAAGCCGTACATACACGGAGGCAAAGTAAGACATCAATACCCGGCTCATCGGCCAATTAACAACATTTACCCCTTTGATATATCGGGAACCTATGCTCATATCGGCACCATCGACACATGCCTGCCGCAAACGCAGAAGATCCTCGGGATTATGGCTAAAGTCAGCAT from the Sphingobacterium thalpophilum genome contains:
- a CDS encoding polyprenol monophosphomannose synthase, giving the protein MTDSLVIIPTYNEKENIEKIIRKVFSLSQAFDILIVDDGSPDGTADIVKRLQRDEFSARLFMEERRGKLGLGTAYIHGFKWGLAREHYAYIFEMDADFSHNPEDLLRLRQACVDGADMSIGSRYIKGVNVVNWPMSRVLMSYFASVYVRLITGINIQDATAGFVCFRREVLETIPLDKIKFVGYAFQIEMKFTAIQYGFHVVEVPIIFTDRTEGTSKMSTSIFKEAFFGVIQLKLGSIGKRYKRN